In Tripterygium wilfordii isolate XIE 37 chromosome 15, ASM1340144v1, whole genome shotgun sequence, one DNA window encodes the following:
- the LOC120016421 gene encoding GATA transcription factor 5-like isoform X2, protein MLDKMIPLQLEVDMSLEWLSVYVEDCLSSTGSCLPAVPSSGQNPTLNPKLTKTQQNPPSLHKFVVPGKARTKRKRSSPTAKTNKNDALTSWTHNQNSNDQTLYFTSSDPPLLQQTHWLADSELMMPIKQEPQNNNKEETKEEKRDANKETQKAEVMMSVEGNDDGLGGMQQQQQSRRCTHCQSQRTPQWRAGPMGPKTLCNACGVRYKSGRLLPEYRPAKSPTFVNYLHSNSHKKVMEMRMGHIPSINPSEQSLLLSSNPSFVN, encoded by the coding sequence GAAGTGGATATGAGCTTGGAATGGCTGTCAGTATATGTAGAGGACTGTTTGTCAAGCACAGGAAGTTGTCTTCCAGCAGTACCTTCTAGTGGTCAAAACCCAACCTTAAACCCAAAACTgaccaaaacccaacaaaaccCACCTTCCTTGCACAAATTTGTAGTCCCAGGCAAGGCCAGAACGAAGAGAAAAAGGTCATCCCCAACTGCAAAAACCAACAAGAATGATGCATTGACTAGTTGGACTCATAACCAAAACTCGAATGACCAAACTCTTTATTTCACATCCTCAGACCCTCCTTTGCTCCAACAAACACATTGGTTAGCTGATAGTGAACTCATGATGCCCATAAAACAAGAGCCCCAAAACAACaataaagaagaaacaaaagaggAGAAAAGGGATGCCAATAAGGAGACACAGAAGGCGGAGGTTATGATGAGTGTGGAGGGTAATGATGATGGTTTGGGTGGgatgcagcagcagcaacaatcAAGGAGGTGCACTCATTGTCAATCACAAAGGACTCCACAGTGGAGGGCTGGACCAATGGGTCCAAAGACATTGTGCAATGCATGTGGGGTGAGGTACAAGTCAGGAAGACTATTGCCAGAGTATAGACCTGCAAAAAGTCCTACTTTTGTAAACTACTTGCACTCCAATTCTCACAAGAAAGTTATGGAGATGAGAATGGGTCATATTCCCTCCATTAATCCTAGTGAGCAGTCACTTTTGTTGAGTTCCAATCCCTCTTTTGTAAATTAG
- the LOC120016421 gene encoding GATA transcription factor 5-like isoform X1, with protein MEFYPNMSVSSEYQPDQLASPTLDDLFSAQNMEVDMSLEWLSVYVEDCLSSTGSCLPAVPSSGQNPTLNPKLTKTQQNPPSLHKFVVPGKARTKRKRSSPTAKTNKNDALTSWTHNQNSNDQTLYFTSSDPPLLQQTHWLADSELMMPIKQEPQNNNKEETKEEKRDANKETQKAEVMMSVEGNDDGLGGMQQQQQSRRCTHCQSQRTPQWRAGPMGPKTLCNACGVRYKSGRLLPEYRPAKSPTFVNYLHSNSHKKVMEMRMGHIPSINPSEQSLLLSSNPSFVN; from the exons ATGGAGTTCTACCCTAATATGTCAGTCTCCAGTGAGTACCAGCCAGACCAACTTGCTTCACCCACTCTTGATGACCTGTTCTCTGCTCAAAACATG GAAGTGGATATGAGCTTGGAATGGCTGTCAGTATATGTAGAGGACTGTTTGTCAAGCACAGGAAGTTGTCTTCCAGCAGTACCTTCTAGTGGTCAAAACCCAACCTTAAACCCAAAACTgaccaaaacccaacaaaaccCACCTTCCTTGCACAAATTTGTAGTCCCAGGCAAGGCCAGAACGAAGAGAAAAAGGTCATCCCCAACTGCAAAAACCAACAAGAATGATGCATTGACTAGTTGGACTCATAACCAAAACTCGAATGACCAAACTCTTTATTTCACATCCTCAGACCCTCCTTTGCTCCAACAAACACATTGGTTAGCTGATAGTGAACTCATGATGCCCATAAAACAAGAGCCCCAAAACAACaataaagaagaaacaaaagaggAGAAAAGGGATGCCAATAAGGAGACACAGAAGGCGGAGGTTATGATGAGTGTGGAGGGTAATGATGATGGTTTGGGTGGgatgcagcagcagcaacaatcAAGGAGGTGCACTCATTGTCAATCACAAAGGACTCCACAGTGGAGGGCTGGACCAATGGGTCCAAAGACATTGTGCAATGCATGTGGGGTGAGGTACAAGTCAGGAAGACTATTGCCAGAGTATAGACCTGCAAAAAGTCCTACTTTTGTAAACTACTTGCACTCCAATTCTCACAAGAAAGTTATGGAGATGAGAATGGGTCATATTCCCTCCATTAATCCTAGTGAGCAGTCACTTTTGTTGAGTTCCAATCCCTCTTTTGTAAATTAG